The DNA region CGCTACGAGATCGGCCCCGGCAGCCGCGTCGCGCAGGCCGCCGACTTCACCTTCGACGCGTCGGTGTTCGAGATCCTCGGCGCCTGGACGGCGGGCGCGGTCCTCGTGCCCGCGGTCGGCCGGGCTTGGCGCACCCCGACGCGGTTCCTGCGCGACGCGGGCATCACGCACCTGGACACGGTGCCGTCGGTCATCACCATCTCCCGGCGCACCCGCGCGCTGACCCCGGGCTGCCTGCCCGACCTTCGGTGGAGCATGTTCAGCGGGGAACGGCTCACCTACGCCGACGCCGAGGCGTGGCGGACGGCCGCGCCGGACAGCGTCGTCACCAACAACTACGGCCCGTCTGAGCTTGCGGGCGTGTGCGCCGACCACTGGCTGCCCGCCGACCCGGCGGACTGGGTCGAGACGAGCAACGGCACGGTCCCGATCGGCGCGGCCTATCCGACGGTGGAGGCGGTGCTGGTCGCCGAGGACGGTCTGCCCGCCGACCGTGGGGAACTGTGCGTGCGCGGCGTCCAGCGCTTCGACGGGTATGTCGACCCCGCCGACAACGCGCGACGCTTCTTCCGCGGCGCGTCAGACGGCCCGTTCACGCTGGTCGACGGCGTTCCCGAGGCGCCGGACTGGTACCGCACGGGCGACCTGGTCGGGCGGGAGCACGGGGTGCTGGTGCACCTGGGCAGGATCGACCGGCAGGTGAAGCTGCGCGGCTACCGGGTCGAGCTGGACGAGGTGGAGGCCGCGGTGCGCGCGCACCCCGCCGTGTTGGAGGCCGCCGTGACGGTCGTGGACTCCCAGCTGCACGCCCACTACACCGGGGATGCCACCGCGGCGGAGGTCAAGGACGTCGTGGGTGCACGGCTGCCCGACTACGCCGTGCCAGTCCGGTGGTCCAAAGTGGACTCCCTGCCCCGCACGGCCACCGGGAAACTCGACCACGCGGCACTGGTGGCCTGCCATGCGTGAGGCGTTGGCCCGCGACATCGGCGCGGTGCTGGCCCGGCGTCGGCTCGGGGGGCTGGACGACGCGCCCGCGGGGTTCCCGGCCGCCGACGCGCTCAACCTCGCCGTCACCATCGGCGCCCGCACCGGCACCGACCTGCGGGTGGACGACCTCGCGCGGGCGGGCTCGGTGGCGGGCCTGATCGACTTCGCCCTGCGCGTGGCCGCCGCGCCCGACGAGCACGGGCGCGGGCCGGGGGCGGCGACACCGCTGTCGCACACCCAGGCCCGGTTCCTGCTGTCCGAGCAGTTCACCCCGGGGCTCGACGACAACAACGTCGTCCTCGCGTTTCTGCTCACCGGCCCCTTGGACACGGCCGCGCTGCGGCGGGCGCTGGACGACGTGGTCGCTCGGCACGCCGTGCTGCGCTCGACGTTCACCTGGGACGACGAGCTCGGCCCGGTGCAGCGCCCGGTCGCCTGGCCCGGCCTGGAGGTAGTCGAGCCCACCGAGGGAGGCCCGGCCGAGGTCGCAGTGGCGGCCTGCGTCGACTGGTGGGACAGTCCCGTCGATCTGGAGACCGCACCGCCGCTGGCCGCGCGGCTGGTGCCGATGACGGCGGCGACGCACCTGCTGTGCGTTCGCGTGCACCACATCGCCTTCGACGGCCGGTCCGAGTCGGTGTTCGTCGCCGACCTCGGCGCCGCGTACGCCGCCCGCGTTGCCTGCCGCGCCCCCGACTGGGCCCCGACAGCCTCCTACCGCGACTTCGTGTGGTGGGAGCGGTCCCAGGGCCAGGCGTGGCTCGACCGGGATCTGCCGTACTGGCGCGACGTGCTGGCCGCCGCGCCGCCGCCCCTGCTGCCCCCTGCCGACCTGGACCAAGCGCCCCGTCGCGGGTGCGAGCGGACAGTGCCCGCCGAGCGCGTCGCCGCGTTCACCAAGGCGGTGCGTGGCGCGGGCGCGGCCCCCTTGACGGGTCTGCTGCACGGCGCGGCCCGCGCGCTCGCCCAGGAGTTCTCCACGGACCGGATCGTCGTTGGCACCATGTCCTCCGGCCGGTTCGAACGGGTCTTCGACCGGGTCGTCGGCTGCTTCGTCAACCCGCTGATGATCTCCATGGCCGCGCCGGACGGCGACAGCGCCGACTGGCTGCGGGTGGTGAGCCGGGACGTCACGCGCAGCCTTCGGCACGCGCGCACACCATTCGACGAGGTGACGCGGCTGTTGCGGCCCGGCGCCCCCGCGCTCGTCCAGGTGTTCGTGACGCTGCAGGACCCGCCGGTGTCCGACAGCTTCGGCGCGGACGTGCGGATCGAGGCCGTGCTCGTCGACCCGCCGCGCACGGCCATGGACCTCGTCATCGAGGCCGCGCCCCAGCCGGACGGCGGATGGCGGATCGACACGTACGGCCGGGCCGACGGACTGGGCGACGCGGCGATGACAGCGATCACCGACACGGTCGCCCAGTCCATCGTGGACATCGGCGGCTGAGCCGTCAGGACAGTCGCATCATCGTCACCGACGCGACGTAGATCCCGGACACCAGCGCGACGAACACTCCGGTGTGGACATCGGGCTTCGGCTGGTAGCGCACCAGGTCCAGGTGCGCGGCGAACTCGGCGGTGCCGTGCGCGGGCACCGCGCACGGCGAACTGGTCGCGGGTGGCAGCCCGAACGCCTTGCGCAGGTTGAACGCGAAGCCCGCGCCGCCCGTCGCCGGGTGTGGGCCGTCGTTGCGCACGGTCCTGGTGAGCATCGTGGGGTGCGCCCGAGCCGCGTCGACGTCGAGCGGACCCGCCATGCTGATCGTGGGCCTGCCCGCCTCGGTGCTCCACCACAGGTCGCCGCAGCGTCGGCACTGCAGTGTCTGGATCACCAGGTCCTGCTCGATGGCGTGGCGCAGGGTGACCAGCGCCGCGGACTCGCGGTGGCAGTTGGTGCAGCGCTCGGTGCGCTGGTCGACCTGCCGCATCCCGTCCAGCGCCGGACCCCCGAAGTCCCACCCGGTGCTGTAGATCCGGTCGACGAGATCCTCCACCGCCCGCAGCTGCAGGTCGGCCACCTCCTCGCACAGGAAGTCGCGCACCTCGCCGAGACCGGGGTCGTCGAGCCTGCTCACCGCCGCGTCGAGCTGCCTGCGCAGGGCCCGCAGGTCGGCGGCGTCGAGTCGCAGCTCCATCCAGCGCAGCCGTTCCAGCCGGGGCAGCACCACACTGGCCAGGTGCGACAGGTCGGCGATGACCGTCTCGTCCGGCCGTGGCCTGCGCACGGGCGCGGGGAGCGCCTTGGGCCGCAGGACTAGGCCGGGATCGCCGAGCAGGCCGAACCGGTTGAACCAGCCGTCGATCGGGTGGGCGCGTTCGGCCATCCGGTGGGTCACCTCGCCCACCGGCACACCCTCCGCCAGGGCCTCCACCAGGTTCTCCTGGGCGCTGGCCTGCATGATGTGCACGCCCATCGACCCGATGACCGCCACCGCTGTGCCTTCGAGCAGGCCGAGGCCCAGTCCGATGTGGTGCGGGTAGACGTTGGTGCCCACGGCCACGTTGGAGCAGCCGTGGGTGACCACCAGCGCCGCGTTCACCGCGTGCCCCGGCAGGCGCTCGGCCTCGGTGACGTCTTCGCGGAAGCAGCCCTCACCGCGCAGGCACGGCATGAGCCGCTGCTCCACCGGGAAGATCGGCAGCGGACTGTCCAGCGCGTCGGATCGGCCGCACACGATGCCGTCGGCGAGCCCGAGGCAGCACTCCTTCCCGAGCCCGCGCAGCATCATGACGGTGTGCCGCGCGCCGCGGACCTCCTCGGTCAGGCCGCCGATGTCGATCGTGTCCGCGGCGGCCGCGTCCGGCAGTCTGGCGTGCGCGGCGACGAACATCCGGCCGCTGTCCGGCGCGGTCGTGATCGAGCGGTAGACCAGGCAGGCCAGCGCGGCGGCGGACCGGGCGGTGACCACGCCGACCTTCGCCCCCGACTCGCCGGGCCAGCCGCCCGCGGCGTCGAACTCCTCGACGAGCCCGACCACCGCGACCAACTCGCCCGCCATTCCGCGCAGCTCGGCGAGCAGGTTCGCCGCGGGCACGTGGGTGCACGGCCTGCCGGTGGCCGCCGCGAGCAGCCGACCAGCGGCGGCGCTGAACGCCGAGGTCGTCGTCACCACCCTGCCCTGCCTGGGCTCGCCCGTTGGCGCGGGCAGCTCGCCGTCGTCGAACAGCGCGCGGTAGCGGTCGAGCTCGGCCCCCGGCAGCACCGGGAACGGCAGTCCGAGGTGCCACTGGTGGGCGGCGGCGACGTAGTCCGCCTCGGACTGGAACGGACGCAGCGGAGAGGTCTGCTGGACGGTCATGACGCCGCGTCCTCGCGCCGGGCGATGGCTTCGGCGAAGTGGCCGGGGGCAGGCTCGTGGTCGGCGAGCCATTTCTCGTGGAAGGCGGGCGTGTTGTCGCCGAGCATGTCCCGCAGTGGCATCCGCACCCCGAGCACCGCCTGGTAGCGGGCGCTGAGCCTGCCCAGCAGCAGCGAATGCCCGCCCACCGCGAAGAAATCGTCGTCCGGCCGGACCGACGGAACATCGATCAGCTGGGCCCACAGCGCGCACACCAGTGCCAGCAGTGGCTGGTCGGCCGCGGCGGCCGCGCTGGGCTCGATCGCCACACCATCCGTGGTCAGGGCAGCACGATCGATCTTGCCGTTGGCGGCCAGCGGGATCCGCTCCAGCAGCGTGAGCCTGCCGGGGACCATGGCGTCGGGCAGCTGCCTGCGCGCGTAGGCCAGTACCCGCTCGGCGAGGTCCTCGGTCTCCGCGTCCGCCGCCGCCACGACGAACCCGGCCAGCGTCCGGTCCTCGGCGGTGTCGCCGACCACGACCGTGACCGCCTCGGCGATGTCGGGGTGCGCGGCCAACGCGGCGTCGACCTCGCCCAGTTCGATGCGCACACCGCGGATCTTGACCTGGGAGTCGACCCGGCCGACGAAGTCGAGGACGCCGCCGCCGAGATCGTGGACCCGGTCGCCGGTGCGGTACATCCGAGACCCCGGCACGCCGGGCTCCGGCACGAACCGGGACTCGGTCAGCTCCGGCCGCCGCAGATACCCGAGGGTGACGGTGGGGCCGCCCACGCACAGCTCGCCGACCTCACCGGGTGCCACCGGAGCAAGGTCCTCGTCGACCACGTGGAGCCGGGAACCCGCCAGGCCCCGCCCGATCGGCACGCTCGTCGCGTCCTCGGCCAGGGCGGTGATCTCGTGCGAGGTGGCGAACGTGGTCGTCTCGGTCGGTCCGTAGAGGTGGACCAGGTGCTTCGGCGGGGCGGCCAGTACCTCGCGGACGCGCCGCGGGTCGGCGACGTCGCCCCCGAACAACACCGTGCGCAGTCCCTTGTAGACCGTCGGGTCGTACGCGGCGGTCTGGTGGAAGACGGCCGTGGTCACGAACAGCTGGGTCACGCCGTGGCCGGTCAGCGTCGCGGCGAGGGCCGCTGGGTCGATCAGGGTGTCCCACTCCACGACGACGAGGCAGGCCCCGCCGGTGAGCGCACCCCAGATCTCGTAGGTGGCGGCGTCGAACGCGGGCGAACTGCCCGCGGCGATCCGGTCCCCCGGGCCGGGGCACAGGTGGCCGATCGAATCGAGCATCGCCAGGATCGACCGGTGCGGCACGAGCACGCCTTTCGGGGTGCCCGTCGTTCCCGATGTGAAGTACACGATCGCCGGGTCCTCCGCGCGCGGCGGCTCACCCGGTTCGGCGTCGCCGACCGCGTCGGGGAACACGGCGTCGACCCCGGGGAAGTCGTTGGCCATGGCCCGGTCGGTCACCACCGTCTCCGCGCCCGCCTCGGCCACCAGCAGACGCCGCCTGCGCACCGGGTGACGCGGGTCGAGCGGGACGTACGCCGCACCCGTCCACAGGACCGCGAGGAACGCAACGACGCGGTCCACGCCCGGCGGCAGGCACACCCCCACCATGGCCCCCCGGCCCGCCCCCCGCGCGGCCAGCGCGCCCGAAAGCGCGCGTGCCCGCTCCGCGACCTCGCCATAGGTGAGTGTCACATCGGCGGCGGGATGGCACATCGCCGGTGAATCGGGAGCCCGATCCACGATTGACCTAAAAGATGACAGCAATGATCGCGACATCATTGACGACATGAAACCCTGTTCCCCTCAACCGCTCCATGATTGGGCGGCACGCGCCGCTACAGCATGAGCGGCAGCCTCGATAATTCCCCCATACCCGACAACTCGATTGAACCCGCGGTTCCCGAGTGCTGTCAAGGAGCCCGCGTCCCAACCCTTTCGCACTCCCGAAAGGAGTCGAAGAATGGCATTTTACTACTCCGCCCGCCGCCGCGGACCCAATTCGCGTATCTTGCGCCTTCCTCCTCCGTGGGCTGACCGCCCGTCGCCCGTCCCGGCTGACGGCGGGCCACCACGGGCCACCAGATATCCTGGTGGTTCGCGGGGTCCGCGGCCGGGCCCCATGTGCCAATCGAGCACGGCCACCGCACTGTAGGAGTAGACGTTGTCCCCTAAGACGCCGTTCCACGTCGTGTCAGCGAAGGTTGATCTTCCAGCGATGGAACGTCGGATTATCGAGTGGTGGCGCGAAAAGGACATGTTCGGCCGAAGCCTCGCCCAGACCGCCGACGGGCCGCGCTGGACGTTTTACGAGGGGCCGCCGACCGCTAACGGCACGCCGGGCACCCACCACATCGAGGCCAGGGCGTTCAAGGACGTGCTGCCCCGGTACCGGACGATGAAGGGCTATTCGGTACTGCGGCGCGCGGGCTGGGACTGCCACGGCCTGCCGGTCGAACTCGCGGTCGAGAAGGAACTGGGCATCAGCGGCAAGCCCGACATCGAGAAAATCGGCATCGCGGAGTTCAACGCCCGCTGCCGCGAGTCCGTGCAGCGCTATGTCGGCGAGTTCGAGGCGATGACCGAGCGCATGGGCTACTGGGTGGACATGTCCCACCCGTACCGGACGATGACCCCGGAGTACATCGACAGCGTCTGGTGGGCGCTGAAGACGATCTTCGACAAGGACCTGCTGTCCGAGGACTACCGGGTCGCCCCGTACTGCCCGCGCTGCGGCACCGGCCTGTCCGACCACGAGGTCGCCCAGGGCTACGAGACCGTGTCCGACCCGTCGGTGTTCGTCCGGTTCCCGGTCATCGGTGACGTCGCCGGACACAGCGGCGTCGAGCTGCTGATCTGGACCACGACGCCGTGGACGCTGGTGTCCAACACCGCCGTCGCCGTCCATCCCGACGTCGACTACCAGGTGGTGCGCGGCGAGCAGGGCGTGTTCGTCATCGCCGCCGCGCTGCGGCACGCGGTGCTCGGCGAGGACTCCGAGGTGCTCGCCGACCTGCTGGGCAAGGACCTGGCGGGTGTGCGCTACCAGCGTCCGTTCGACCTGGTCGACATCCCCGACGCGCACTTCGTCGTGCTCGGCGACTACGTCACCACCACCGACGGCACCGGCCTGGTCCACCAGGCCCCGGCGTTCGGTGCCGACGACCTCGCGGTGTGCAAGGCCAACGGGCTGCCCGTGGTCAACCCGGTCGCCCCGAACGGGCGCTTCCTCGACGAGGTGCCGATGGTCGGCGGGGTGTTCTTCAAGGACGCCGACCAAGCCCTCGTCGACGACCTCAAGGCGCGCGGGCTGCTGTTCAAGTACGCCAAGTACGAGCACCCGTACCCGCACTGCTGGCGCTGCCACACGCCGCTGATGTACTACGCGCAGCTGTCCTGGTACATCCGCACCACCGTGATCAGGGACGCGCTGCTGCGGGAGAACGAGAACACCAACTGGTACCCCGAGCACATCAAGCACGGCCGCTATGGCGACTGGCTCAACAACAACATCGACTGGGCGCTGTCCCGCTCCCGGTACTGGGGCACACCGCTGCCGCTGTGGCGCACCCCGAGCGGAAAGATCATCGCGGTCGGCTCCCGCAAGGAACTCGGTGAGCTGTGCGGCCGCGACCTGTCCGAGATGGACCCGCACCGCCCGTTCATCGATGACATCACCTTCACCGACCAGGAGACCGGGGAGACCGCGACCCGCGTCCCGGAGGTCATCGACGCCTGGTTCGACTCCGGGTCGATGCCATTCGCCCAGCTCGGCTACCCGCACCTGCCGGGCAGCGTCGAGGAGTTCGAGCGCGGCTACCCGGCGCAATACATCGCCGAGGCCATCGACCAGACCCGCGGCTGGTTCTACACGCTCATGGCCGTGGGCACCCTGGTGTTCGACAAGTCCTCATACGAGAACGTCGTCTGCCTCGGGCACATCATGGCCGAAGACGGCCGCAAGATGAGCAAGCACCTTGGAAACATCCTTCAGCCGATCCCGCTCATGGACAAACACGGCGCCGACGCCGTGCGCTGGTTCATGCTGTGCTCGGGCTCGCCGTGGTCCCCGCGGCGGATCGGCGACACCCCGCTCGAAGAGATCATCCGGAAGGTCCTGCTGACCTACTGGAACACGGTCTCCTTCTTCACCGTGTACGCCAGCATCGCCGACTGGACGCCGGAGAACGCCAAGCCCGCCGCCGAGCGCCCCGTCATGGACCGGTGGGCGCTCGCGCGCGCCCACCAGGTCGCGGCCACCGTGGACACCGCGATGGAGAACGTCGACACCGCGGGCGCGGGCCGGGCCATCGCCGGTTTCATCGACGACCTGTCCAACTGGTACGTCCGCCGCTCCCGCGCCCGGTTCTGGGACGGCGACACCGACGCGCTGGTCACGCTGCACGAGTGCCTCGACATCGTGACCCGGCTCATGGCGCCGTTCACGCCGTTCGTCACCGAGCAGGTGTGGGGCGACGTCATCGCGCGCGGCCGCGCCGACGCCCCCGAGTCGGTGCACCTGGCGACCTGGCCGGAGGCCGACCAGGCGCTGATCGACACCGACTTGATCGAGCGGATGGAGGTGGCCCGCCACCTCACCGAGGCCGGGCGCGCCGCCCGCAAGGCCAGCGACATCCGCATCCGCCAGCCCCTGGGCCGCGCCCTCGTCGGGCTGCCCATCGGCCTCGGCGACGACCTGCTCGCCGAGGTCGCCGACGAGCTCAACATCCGCGCGTTCGAGTCGCTCGGCGCGGCGGGCGAGGTCGTCGACGTCACCGTCAAGCCCAACTTCCGGGCGCTGGGCAAGCGGTTCGGCAAGCAGACCCAGCGGGTCGCCGACGCGATCAACGCCGCCGACCCGGACACGCTTGTCCGCGGCATCCGCGAGGACGGTGCCGCCAAGGTCGACTTCGAAGGCGAGCTGATCGACGTCACCGCGGACGAGGTCCTGGTCAGCGAGGTCCCGCGCACCGGATGGGTCGTGCAGTCCGACGGCGACGTCACCATCGCGCTCGACACCGAGATCACCCCGGAACTGCGCCGCGCGGGCCTGGCTCGCGAGGTCATCCGGTTCATCCAGGACTCGCGGAAGAACTCGGGCCTGGACGTCGTCGACCGCATTCAGGTCATCTGGGAAGCCGAGGCGGAGATCGCCGAGGCGATCGGCGAGCACGAGCAGCTGATCAAGGACGCGGTGCTGGCGACGTCGCTGGGGCAGGGCACCAGTTCCGACTCGTACCACGAGTACCACGACGAGAACCTGGGCCTGCGGGTCAAGGTGATCCGGATCGTCGCCAAGTAGCAGACGGCAGCGGCCCCCGGGAGATCCCGTGGGCCGCTGCCGTTGCTGGTCCTAGGCCATTACCTCGCCGACCTCGTGTTCCACCGCGGCCTCGGCCGCCGACCGGCGGAGCAGTTCGCCAGCCAGGGCGGGGGACTGCAGGTCGTCGGAGCCGTAGACCGGGACGTCGAGGCCTGCCTGCGCTTCGCGGACCGCCAGCGGCGAGATCGTGAGCAGACCGCTCACGGCGAGCACCGGGTGGTTGGCCGCGCGCAGGCGCTGGACGCCGTAGAGGGCACCCGAGGAGTCGGCGGCGGCGAAGAGGACACCGTCGGTGATGCGGCGGATCTCGGGGCGGTCGAGCAGCTGCGCGGTCTCGGGCTGGAGCAGGCCGTCGGCGATCTCCAGGACGATCGCGTCCACGCCGCGGGCCATCAGGTGGCCGTGGAGCAGCAGCGAACTGGCCACGAGGCGTTCCATCGGGATGCGGAACGTGGTGGCCATACCCGCGTCGGTGAAGTCCAGGGCCACGACGGCGCCCGAGTCGCGGAAGAGCCAGGGGTCGCCGCCCGCGGCGGTGCCGGTGACCTTGGCGGCGCCCACGCGCAGGCCCGAACGGGTCAAACCGTGCACCAGGGAGGCGACGGTGGTCGTTTTGCCGGAGTTCATCGAGGTTCCCACGACGATGAAGGTCGGCGGCTTGCGCAGCGCGGTCAGCGGTGGCGCGCCCAGGCCCAGGTCGGAGACATTCAGCACGCGGCCGGTGGCGTCGGCGACCAGGCCGAGGGGGCGAACTGTCGTCGGCGCGCTCACCGCGGCGTTGCGGCTGCGGACCTTGCCCAGCACGCCGCCCGCCGCGACCAGGTCGCAGGCGCCCAGGTCGTCGGGGAGTTCGGCTTCGAAGTGATCGGGCGCGTAGCGGGCTCCGTAGGCGACGAGGATCTCGTCGCCGACGTAGAGCCGTGCCTTGCGGCCATCGGTCATCTCAAGCAACTGGTGGTAACCCAGCTTGGTGACCTCGGCTATCACGAGATCACCATGATTCGGCTGGTGATCGCTGTGATGGACGAGGGTAAGCGGCGCGTCGCGATCGAGATTTCGCACCGAGTAGGCCGCCTTCAGGCGGTCGACGCGGGCGGGATCAAGGGGAGCGAACATGGCGATTCCTCGTCGATAGCGTGGAGTGCGCCCGGTCGAGAGCCGAACGGACGTTATTGCGCGGCAGCGTAAGGCCTAGGCCGAGCGCAAGGGAATCCCGCACTAGATCTCGATTGGGGAAACACTCCTGTGACCGGGACGACATCCCAGCTCAACGAGAATCTTCCACCCGAACGGGTGGTGGACAGAGCGTGTCCCAGAGCCCCGCACGCGGGGCTCTGGGGACAAGAAAACGGGGCGGCGGCCGGGGATTTCCCCGCGACCACCGCCCCGTGCTCAGGGACGCGTCACACGTCGTAGATTGCTCCGGCGTGTCGCTACCTGGGCCTGTGTGCGCCACCCCATTTGACCAGGTGGTTTGTGGTTGTTGCCGGTCGTTGTCGGTGGTCATTCTTCGACGTGTGACGGCCTGTGGACGGCCTGGATCAGCGCCGCGTTGTC from Alloactinosynnema sp. L-07 includes:
- a CDS encoding malic enzyme protein, encoding MFAPLDPARVDRLKAAYSVRNLDRDAPLTLVHHSDHQPNHGDLVIAEVTKLGYHQLLEMTDGRKARLYVGDEILVAYGARYAPDHFEAELPDDLGACDLVAAGGVLGKVRSRNAAVSAPTTVRPLGLVADATGRVLNVSDLGLGAPPLTALRKPPTFIVVGTSMNSGKTTTVASLVHGLTRSGLRVGAAKVTGTAAGGDPWLFRDSGAVVALDFTDAGMATTFRIPMERLVASSLLLHGHLMARGVDAIVLEIADGLLQPETAQLLDRPEIRRITDGVLFAAADSSGALYGVQRLRAANHPVLAVSGLLTISPLAVREAQAGLDVPVYGSDDLQSPALAGELLRRSAAEAAVEHEVGEVMA
- a CDS encoding condensation domain-containing protein, with the translated sequence MREALARDIGAVLARRRLGGLDDAPAGFPAADALNLAVTIGARTGTDLRVDDLARAGSVAGLIDFALRVAAAPDEHGRGPGAATPLSHTQARFLLSEQFTPGLDDNNVVLAFLLTGPLDTAALRRALDDVVARHAVLRSTFTWDDELGPVQRPVAWPGLEVVEPTEGGPAEVAVAACVDWWDSPVDLETAPPLAARLVPMTAATHLLCVRVHHIAFDGRSESVFVADLGAAYAARVACRAPDWAPTASYRDFVWWERSQGQAWLDRDLPYWRDVLAAAPPPLLPPADLDQAPRRGCERTVPAERVAAFTKAVRGAGAAPLTGLLHGAARALAQEFSTDRIVVGTMSSGRFERVFDRVVGCFVNPLMISMAAPDGDSADWLRVVSRDVTRSLRHARTPFDEVTRLLRPGAPALVQVFVTLQDPPVSDSFGADVRIEAVLVDPPRTAMDLVIEAAPQPDGGWRIDTYGRADGLGDAAMTAITDTVAQSIVDIGG
- a CDS encoding AMP-binding protein → MTGDVLALVEKSVRARPDAVAVAMPDETLTYARLWDAAGRTARALLARGATGRVGLRRAKSLRAYVDYLGVLRAGCAVLPLGERWPNARVGAVVAGAGVDLVLADAAEVPDDIPDAEASTVDVVPGVDAYVIFTSGSTGRPKGVPNSHRATAAYLSHVVDRYEIGPGSRVAQAADFTFDASVFEILGAWTAGAVLVPAVGRAWRTPTRFLRDAGITHLDTVPSVITISRRTRALTPGCLPDLRWSMFSGERLTYADAEAWRTAAPDSVVTNNYGPSELAGVCADHWLPADPADWVETSNGTVPIGAAYPTVEAVLVAEDGLPADRGELCVRGVQRFDGYVDPADNARRFFRGASDGPFTLVDGVPEAPDWYRTGDLVGREHGVLVHLGRIDRQVKLRGYRVELDEVEAAVRAHPAVLEAAVTVVDSQLHAHYTGDATAAEVKDVVGARLPDYAVPVRWSKVDSLPRTATGKLDHAALVACHA
- a CDS encoding non-ribosomal peptide synthetase, with the translated sequence MSSMMSRSLLSSFRSIVDRAPDSPAMCHPAADVTLTYGEVAERARALSGALAARGAGRGAMVGVCLPPGVDRVVAFLAVLWTGAAYVPLDPRHPVRRRRLLVAEAGAETVVTDRAMANDFPGVDAVFPDAVGDAEPGEPPRAEDPAIVYFTSGTTGTPKGVLVPHRSILAMLDSIGHLCPGPGDRIAAGSSPAFDAATYEIWGALTGGACLVVVEWDTLIDPAALAATLTGHGVTQLFVTTAVFHQTAAYDPTVYKGLRTVLFGGDVADPRRVREVLAAPPKHLVHLYGPTETTTFATSHEITALAEDATSVPIGRGLAGSRLHVVDEDLAPVAPGEVGELCVGGPTVTLGYLRRPELTESRFVPEPGVPGSRMYRTGDRVHDLGGGVLDFVGRVDSQVKIRGVRIELGEVDAALAAHPDIAEAVTVVVGDTAEDRTLAGFVVAAADAETEDLAERVLAYARRQLPDAMVPGRLTLLERIPLAANGKIDRAALTTDGVAIEPSAAAAADQPLLALVCALWAQLIDVPSVRPDDDFFAVGGHSLLLGRLSARYQAVLGVRMPLRDMLGDNTPAFHEKWLADHEPAPGHFAEAIARREDAAS
- the ileS gene encoding isoleucine--tRNA ligase; protein product: MSAKVDLPAMERRIIEWWREKDMFGRSLAQTADGPRWTFYEGPPTANGTPGTHHIEARAFKDVLPRYRTMKGYSVLRRAGWDCHGLPVELAVEKELGISGKPDIEKIGIAEFNARCRESVQRYVGEFEAMTERMGYWVDMSHPYRTMTPEYIDSVWWALKTIFDKDLLSEDYRVAPYCPRCGTGLSDHEVAQGYETVSDPSVFVRFPVIGDVAGHSGVELLIWTTTPWTLVSNTAVAVHPDVDYQVVRGEQGVFVIAAALRHAVLGEDSEVLADLLGKDLAGVRYQRPFDLVDIPDAHFVVLGDYVTTTDGTGLVHQAPAFGADDLAVCKANGLPVVNPVAPNGRFLDEVPMVGGVFFKDADQALVDDLKARGLLFKYAKYEHPYPHCWRCHTPLMYYAQLSWYIRTTVIRDALLRENENTNWYPEHIKHGRYGDWLNNNIDWALSRSRYWGTPLPLWRTPSGKIIAVGSRKELGELCGRDLSEMDPHRPFIDDITFTDQETGETATRVPEVIDAWFDSGSMPFAQLGYPHLPGSVEEFERGYPAQYIAEAIDQTRGWFYTLMAVGTLVFDKSSYENVVCLGHIMAEDGRKMSKHLGNILQPIPLMDKHGADAVRWFMLCSGSPWSPRRIGDTPLEEIIRKVLLTYWNTVSFFTVYASIADWTPENAKPAAERPVMDRWALARAHQVAATVDTAMENVDTAGAGRAIAGFIDDLSNWYVRRSRARFWDGDTDALVTLHECLDIVTRLMAPFTPFVTEQVWGDVIARGRADAPESVHLATWPEADQALIDTDLIERMEVARHLTEAGRAARKASDIRIRQPLGRALVGLPIGLGDDLLAEVADELNIRAFESLGAAGEVVDVTVKPNFRALGKRFGKQTQRVADAINAADPDTLVRGIREDGAAKVDFEGELIDVTADEVLVSEVPRTGWVVQSDGDVTIALDTEITPELRRAGLAREVIRFIQDSRKNSGLDVVDRIQVIWEAEAEIAEAIGEHEQLIKDAVLATSLGQGTSSDSYHEYHDENLGLRVKVIRIVAK